Within Diprion similis isolate iyDipSimi1 chromosome 11, iyDipSimi1.1, whole genome shotgun sequence, the genomic segment TTTCCGTAGTCTTCGTGATGCGAGTGATGGTGATCGTGTCCGTGTTTTCCATGCCAGCCTTTGTGGTCATGGTCGAAGTGTCCCTTGTCGTGGTGTCCCTTCTTGCCATGGTGATCATCGTGGTAGCCGGAGTGGTGGTGGCCTCCCTTCTTGTGGTGGCCTTCCTTGGATCCGTGATGCCCGTGATGGTGTCCGTGCTTTTCATGGTGCCCACCCTTGTGGTGGTCATCGTAGAACTTGTGTTCCTTGTGGTATTCGTCCTTGTGGGCCTTTTTGTGGTAGCCGTGGCTCTTCTCGCCCTTTTTGTGTCCCTTCTTCTCTCCGAATTTGTGTCCTTTGTGGCCGTGTCCGTGCTCGTGGTGATGGCCGTGGTGGCCATCCTCGTGATGGTGCCCCTTCTTATGGCCGCCGTGCTCCTCGTGGTGCCCAGCGTGATGCTCTTTGCCATGATGACCATGGTCGCCCTC encodes:
- the LOC124412282 gene encoding histidine-rich glycoprotein-like — protein: MMERQSISMFSPNSTSMARGFGLKSCLALAVLCAVISASTARDVREKRDLVAAASHHGHHHESGGGHKHHSDHHEEHGEKGDKGYKKHHHHHEGDHGHHGKEHHAGHHEEHGGHKKGHHHEDGHHGHHHEHGHGHKGHKFGEKKGHKKGEKSHGYHKKAHKDEYHKEHKFYDDHHKGGHHEKHGHHHGHHGSKEGHHKKGGHHHSGYHDDHHGKKGHHDKGHFDHDHKGWHGKHGHDHHHSHHEDYGKKGGHHEGKKHGYSHGHH